The following coding sequences lie in one Pseudorca crassidens isolate mPseCra1 chromosome 2, mPseCra1.hap1, whole genome shotgun sequence genomic window:
- the MYOG gene encoding myogenin — MAPSSWREGLQELGGWWQEQVFSDPMELYETSPYFYQEPHFYDGENYLPVHLQGFEPPGYERTELSLSPEARVPLEDKGLGTPEHCPGQCLPWACKVCKRKSVSVDRRRAATLREKRRLKKVNEAFEALKRSTLLNPNQRLPKVEILRSAIQYIERLQALLSSLNQEERDLRYRGGGGPQPGVPSECSSHSASCSPEWGSALEFGPNPGDHLLTADPTDVHNLHSLTSIVDSITVEDVAVAFPDETMPN; from the exons ATGGCACCCAGCAGTTGGCGCGAGGGGCTGCAGGAGCTTGGGGGCTGGTGGCAGGAACAAGTCTTTTCTGACCCCATGGAGCTGTATGAGACATCCCCCTACTTCTACCAGGAACCCCACTTCTATGACGGGGAAAACTACCTGCCCGTCCACCTCCAGGGCTTCGAGCCACCAGGCTATGAGCGGACTGAGCTCAGCCTGAGCCCCGAGGCCCGAGTGCCCCTCGAAGACAAGGGGCTAGGGACCCCCGAGCACTGCCCAGGCCAGTGCCTGCCGTGGGCGTGTAAGGTGTGCAAGAGGAAGTCGGTGTCTGTGGACCGGCGGCGGGCGGCCACGCTGAGGGAGAAGCGCAGGCTCAAGAAGGTGAATGAGGCCTTTGAGGCCCTGAAGAGGAGCACCCTGCTCAACCCCAACCAGCGGCTGCCCAAGGTGGAGATCCTGCGCAGTGCCATCCAGTACATCGAGCGCCTGCAGGCCCTGCTCAGCTCCCTCAACCAGGAGGAGCGCGATCTCCGCTACCGAGGCGGGGGCGGACCCCAACCAGGG GTGCCCAGTGAATGCAGCTCCCATAGTGCCTCCTGCAGTCCAGAGTGGGGCAGTGCACTGGAGTTTGGTCCCAACCCAGGGG ATCATCTGCTCACAGCTGACCCTACGGATGTCCACAATCTGCACTCCCTCACCTCCATCGTGGACAGCATCACCGTGGAGGATGTCGCCGTGGCCTTCCCAGATGAAACCATGCCCAACTGA